Proteins co-encoded in one bacterium genomic window:
- a CDS encoding Trm112 family protein, translating into MIDKELLEILACPACKAPVTQQGDRIVCTKCGRRYPIKNDIPAMLVDEAEQPEG; encoded by the coding sequence ATGATCGACAAGGAGCTGCTCGAGATCCTCGCCTGCCCAGCGTGCAAGGCGCCCGTCACGCAGCAAGGCGATCGGATCGTGTGCACCAAGTGCGGACGGCGGTATCCGATCAAGAACGATATCCCGGCGATGCTCGTCGACGAGGCGGAGCAGCCGGAGGGCTAG
- the acpS gene encoding holo-ACP synthase, translating into MIRGLGIDIIEVDRIRRAIARWGEAFLCRVFTPDERARGGASRGAAERLAGRFAAKEAVMKALGLGRPGVGWQEIEITVDPFGKPGVRLTGRAATVAEHLGVRAWHVSISHTRLLAVAEALAE; encoded by the coding sequence ATGATCAGAGGGCTCGGCATCGACATCATCGAGGTGGATCGGATCCGGCGGGCGATCGCGCGGTGGGGCGAGGCCTTTCTCTGCCGCGTCTTTACCCCGGATGAGCGTGCGAGGGGCGGCGCCTCCCGAGGTGCGGCGGAGCGACTCGCCGGGCGGTTCGCGGCGAAAGAGGCGGTGATGAAGGCGTTGGGCCTTGGTCGACCGGGGGTCGGATGGCAGGAGATCGAGATCACCGTTGACCCGTTCGGCAAACCGGGCGTCCGCCTGACGGGCCGGGCTGCTACGGTGGCAGAACACCTGGGCGTGCGGGCCTGGCATGTCTCGATCTCGCACACCCGCCTGCTGGCGGTCGCCGAGGCCTTGGCAGAGTGA